Part of the Brevibacillus brevis genome is shown below.
TGGGAAAGACGTCCGCCCCCAATGCGCTCTTTCCGATGTCTCGCTGGATGCGGCGGGCATACCAGTACAAAAATAAAATCGTTGCCACAAGAAACACGACATAAATGACCATGCGAAAGCCGAATCCGGAGAGGAGCGGCAATTCGGCGATGCGTTGGGACAGTCCGAGCGTTTGCGGCGCCATCACGGTCGTGTTCCAGCCTGCGTAGGTTCCCAGATAAATCAGTGCGGCGCCAAAGACGGCATCAAGCTTCAAGCCTCTGGCGATGACAATCCCGAGCGGAACAAAGGCGATAACAGAGTTGACGATAATACCAGTCGTTCCCAATATCGAAAATACAACACAGACGGGAATAATCAAGAATAACAGCTTGTCCTTGCTGCTGATGACGATCTTTCGCAAAAAGGCATCGATGGCGCCGGTTTTCTCAAGGATTGCCAGCGCTCCGCTGGTAAACATGATCAGAAAGATCAAGGATGCGCCTTTGGTCATCCCGTCAGCAATCGAGGTGAACAAATCTTTTATGCTTACCGGACTCGCTTCCACCGTATGGTAGCTTCCAGACACGGTTACAGTAATATCGCCGTTTTTCACCCGGTCGTATTCTCCAGCCGGTACGATATACGTCATGATCGTACAGACCACCAAGATACAAAAGATCAGAACATAGGCGTCAATCTTGGGAAACCTGTTCTTCTTCTTTCCATCCTTCTCCACATTCTCTGCTGCCACTTGCATGTGTGCCGCATCCCCCTTGCATACTTTTCTTCTGGTTGTTCCTGGTCATAAACCTGATTCTCTCCTGATCCTTCACTCCTGTCCCCCATGTATCTTCTGTGAAAACGTTTTGAAATCTTTGCAACATTTATGCCAATCATATTTTTGTTCATTTTTCAGTCTGATCAGCAAGAACGAAGTGATCTATTGGGTTGTTTTTAAGAAATAATCA
Proteins encoded:
- a CDS encoding Na+/H+ antiporter NhaC family protein, coding for MQVAAENVEKDGKKKNRFPKIDAYVLIFCILVVCTIMTYIVPAGEYDRVKNGDITVTVSGSYHTVEASPVSIKDLFTSIADGMTKGASLIFLIMFTSGALAILEKTGAIDAFLRKIVISSKDKLLFLIIPVCVVFSILGTTGIIVNSVIAFVPLGIVIARGLKLDAVFGAALIYLGTYAGWNTTVMAPQTLGLSQRIAELPLLSGFGFRMVIYVVFLVATILFLYWYARRIQRDIGKSALGADVFPNELGANQTDMVSTSVKLTPQQTGVLLFSGLSLLGFIICTLLLQWSESEMTALFIFIAIGAGLISRMNANEIVKTFMQGCSKLVYGALIVGMARAVIIILEEGKLLDTIVYGLAGMLESLSPITGAIGMFIGSALIHFLVSSGSGESAMLVPILVPLADLLNITRQVAVQAVMFGEGVVNCVNPTSGVLMAILAMTGIPYGKWIKFILPLIGIWCVIAIVFLVIGVIIGWGPF